In a genomic window of Rhododendron vialii isolate Sample 1 chromosome 12a, ASM3025357v1:
- the LOC131310088 gene encoding uncharacterized protein LOC131310088 isoform X2, whose protein sequence is MNFQSACFGIGTPNAKLPSAHRSLSPRTVPRSLSVLLGTSRSHVGFKDRRLWVQNASKSLKRTSYKGVIVCAAESNSEANLKFSEKEEVEMCVDEVEPFCGKSGSVSFQGSTHQLVEEGKWVSSPSKEGTGSLLWVLAPVALISSIVLPQLLLSTVIDVFIKDEILLEIVASFCSEVSFYIGLAIFLLVADHVQKPYIQFSPKRWGLITGLRGYMTSAFLAMGLKVVVPLLAVYITWPALGLPALVAVAPFLAGCLAQLVFEAHLNRRGSSCWPLVPIIFEVYRIYQLTKAAHFIERLMFAMKDVKATPGVVERGGAMVAMVATFQILGFVCLWSLLTFLLRLFPSRPVAENH, encoded by the exons atgAATTTTCAATCAGCTTGTTTTGGAATTGGCACCCCAAATGCCAAATTACCTTCTGCCCatcgttctctctctcctcgaacT GTACCTCGTTCGTTATCAGTCTTGTTGGGTACATCAAGAAGCCATGTGGGGTTCAAGGATCGGAGGCTTTGGGTCCAAAATGCATCCAAAA GTTTGAAGAGGACTAGTTACAAAGGAGTGATTGTATGTGCTGCGGAGTCTAATTCGGAGGCAAATTTGAAATTCTCAGAGAAGGAGGAAGTGGAAATGTGTGTAGATGAAGTGGAACCTTTTTGCGGTAAATCAGGTTCTGTATCATTTCAGGGTAGTACTCACCAGTTGGTTGAAGAAGGTAAATGGGTGTCATCTCCTTCCAAGGAAGGAACTGGCTCACTTCTCTGGGTGTTGGCTCCGGTTGCATTGATTTCGTCAATTGTGCTTCCACAGTTACTCCTCAGCACTGTTATTGATGTCTTCATTAAAGATGAGATTCTCTTAG AAATCGTGGCTTCATTCTGTTCTGAGGTCAGTTTCTATATTGGCCTAGCAATCTTTCTACTTGTAGCGGACCATGTTCAGAAGCCATATATCCAATTCAGCCCGAAGAGGTGGGGCCTCATCACAGGTCTCAGAGGTTACATGACTTCTGCCTTCCTCGCCATGGGCTTGAAGGTCGTGGTGCCCCTCTTGGCTGTCTATATTACTTGGCCCGCACTCGGCTTGCCAGCTTTGGTTGCAGTAGCACCTTTTCTTGCTGGGTGTCTGGCCCAACTTGTGTTTGAGGCCCATCTCAACAGACGGGGATCGTCTTGTTGGCCTCTAGTCCCCATAATCTTTGAG GTCTACAGAATATATCAGTTGACGAAAGCTGCTCATTTCATTGAGAGGTTGATGTTTGCGATGAAGGATGTCAAAGCAACCCCGGGCGTGGTAGAAAGAGGCGGTGCCATGGTTGCTATGGTAGCAACTTTCCAAATCCTGGGTTTCGTTTGCCTCTGGTCGCTGTTAACATTTCTTCTTAGGTTATTTCCTTCAAGACCAGTCGCGGAGAATCACTGA
- the LOC131310088 gene encoding uncharacterized protein LOC131310088 isoform X1, which produces MNFQSACFGIGTPNAKLPSAHRSLSPRTVPRSLSVLLGTSRSHVGFKDRRLWVQNASKTFLGLKRTSYKGVIVCAAESNSEANLKFSEKEEVEMCVDEVEPFCGKSGSVSFQGSTHQLVEEGKWVSSPSKEGTGSLLWVLAPVALISSIVLPQLLLSTVIDVFIKDEILLEIVASFCSEVSFYIGLAIFLLVADHVQKPYIQFSPKRWGLITGLRGYMTSAFLAMGLKVVVPLLAVYITWPALGLPALVAVAPFLAGCLAQLVFEAHLNRRGSSCWPLVPIIFEVYRIYQLTKAAHFIERLMFAMKDVKATPGVVERGGAMVAMVATFQILGFVCLWSLLTFLLRLFPSRPVAENH; this is translated from the exons atgAATTTTCAATCAGCTTGTTTTGGAATTGGCACCCCAAATGCCAAATTACCTTCTGCCCatcgttctctctctcctcgaacT GTACCTCGTTCGTTATCAGTCTTGTTGGGTACATCAAGAAGCCATGTGGGGTTCAAGGATCGGAGGCTTTGGGTCCAAAATGCATCCAA AACTTTTTTAGGTTTGAAGAGGACTAGTTACAAAGGAGTGATTGTATGTGCTGCGGAGTCTAATTCGGAGGCAAATTTGAAATTCTCAGAGAAGGAGGAAGTGGAAATGTGTGTAGATGAAGTGGAACCTTTTTGCGGTAAATCAGGTTCTGTATCATTTCAGGGTAGTACTCACCAGTTGGTTGAAGAAGGTAAATGGGTGTCATCTCCTTCCAAGGAAGGAACTGGCTCACTTCTCTGGGTGTTGGCTCCGGTTGCATTGATTTCGTCAATTGTGCTTCCACAGTTACTCCTCAGCACTGTTATTGATGTCTTCATTAAAGATGAGATTCTCTTAG AAATCGTGGCTTCATTCTGTTCTGAGGTCAGTTTCTATATTGGCCTAGCAATCTTTCTACTTGTAGCGGACCATGTTCAGAAGCCATATATCCAATTCAGCCCGAAGAGGTGGGGCCTCATCACAGGTCTCAGAGGTTACATGACTTCTGCCTTCCTCGCCATGGGCTTGAAGGTCGTGGTGCCCCTCTTGGCTGTCTATATTACTTGGCCCGCACTCGGCTTGCCAGCTTTGGTTGCAGTAGCACCTTTTCTTGCTGGGTGTCTGGCCCAACTTGTGTTTGAGGCCCATCTCAACAGACGGGGATCGTCTTGTTGGCCTCTAGTCCCCATAATCTTTGAG GTCTACAGAATATATCAGTTGACGAAAGCTGCTCATTTCATTGAGAGGTTGATGTTTGCGATGAAGGATGTCAAAGCAACCCCGGGCGTGGTAGAAAGAGGCGGTGCCATGGTTGCTATGGTAGCAACTTTCCAAATCCTGGGTTTCGTTTGCCTCTGGTCGCTGTTAACATTTCTTCTTAGGTTATTTCCTTCAAGACCAGTCGCGGAGAATCACTGA